One genomic segment of Novosphingobium sp. RL4 includes these proteins:
- a CDS encoding DUF6250 domain-containing protein has product MKRLAAALILVSLSAATNPLTDDFRHGLSHWRVEAEAPPRITVQGGVMDIDTPEGLSVWWDEELRGAVAIEYEVMAVSAGGPNDAVSDVNAFWMATDPAARDGSPLARPRSGAFADYDTLKTYYVGIGGNRNTTTRMRRYVGEPGNRPLRPEHDRTDPAARLVANRWVPMRLAADGVTVTVDFGGKRLFTMADTAPYRRGWFALRTTRSHLRIRNFRIVPLGTGR; this is encoded by the coding sequence GTGAAGCGCCTCGCTGCCGCCCTGATACTTGTGTCGCTGTCGGCGGCGACGAACCCTCTAACGGACGACTTCCGCCACGGCCTCTCGCACTGGCGCGTCGAGGCGGAAGCGCCCCCGCGCATCACCGTGCAGGGCGGCGTGATGGACATCGATACGCCGGAAGGGCTCTCGGTCTGGTGGGACGAGGAACTGCGCGGCGCCGTCGCCATCGAATACGAGGTCATGGCCGTTTCGGCCGGCGGGCCGAACGATGCGGTGAGCGACGTCAACGCCTTCTGGATGGCCACCGACCCCGCCGCGCGGGACGGATCGCCCCTGGCCCGCCCCCGCAGCGGGGCCTTTGCCGACTACGACACACTCAAGACTTACTACGTGGGCATCGGCGGCAATCGCAACACGACCACGCGGATGCGCCGCTATGTGGGCGAACCGGGCAATCGTCCGCTGCGGCCCGAGCATGACCGGACCGATCCGGCTGCGCGGCTCGTTGCCAATCGCTGGGTGCCGATGCGCCTTGCCGCCGATGGCGTGACTGTGACGGTGGACTTCGGCGGCAAGCGGCTTTTCACGATGGCCGATACCGCGCCCTACCGCCGGGGCTGGTTCGCGTTGCGCACGACCAGGAGCCACTTGCGCATCCGCAATTTCCGGATCGTTCCGCTCGGGACGGGACGCTGA
- a CDS encoding rhamnogalacturonan lyase translates to MAAKIRALNLMIGLVCLAAGTGPALGANPPGRLAAERLDRGAVALPAKDGGILVNWRFLADDPQDSRFRVLRDGKQIHLTKAGAATTFVDAHGTPQSSYSVERIGDRAGPQRAMMWDKGYLSIPLVPPADGVTPAGEAFSYTANDASLGDLDGDGQYEVVLKWDPTNSHDNAHTGYTGSVFLDAYRLDGTRLWRIDLGRNIRAGAHYTQFLVFDFDGDGRAEVAMKTADGTMDGTGKVMGDARADWRSSGGEVPQQDRTGAKVLADGTKVAPMQGRIVKGPEFLTVFEGATGKALATAPYDPPRYPGGNPTPEQLAAAWGDGYANRSDRFLAGVAYLDGHLPSMVFGRGYYARTAIAAWDWRGGKLTQRWLFDSSAPGNGDYAGRGNHQLSIADVDEDGREEVIYGSMAIDDDGKGLWTRPLYHGDTMHVGDLDPARPGLEKFGVFEDIRSNGGLGSALLDARTGEVLWTTPAEQDTGRGVAADIDPRHYGAEFWGSNSDRLFDTKGQPIGPRPRQMNFAIWWDGDLLRELLDGTTISKWDWERGVATPILAPEGLASNNGTKANPALQADLIGDWREEVIWRRADNRELRIYTTPYPTEHRFVALMQDPVYRAGVAWQNTAYNQPPHTGFYLGAPPPGK, encoded by the coding sequence ATGGCGGCCAAAATCCGCGCACTGAACCTGATGATCGGGCTTGTTTGCCTCGCAGCGGGAACCGGCCCCGCGCTCGGCGCGAATCCGCCCGGCCGCCTTGCCGCCGAACGGTTGGACCGGGGGGCAGTCGCTCTCCCCGCAAAGGACGGTGGAATCCTTGTAAACTGGCGATTTCTTGCCGACGATCCGCAGGATTCCCGCTTCCGCGTGCTGCGTGACGGCAAGCAGATTCACCTCACGAAAGCCGGCGCGGCAACAACATTCGTCGATGCCCACGGCACGCCGCAAAGCAGCTATTCGGTGGAGCGCATCGGTGATCGCGCGGGCCCGCAGCGTGCCATGATGTGGGACAAGGGCTATCTGTCGATCCCGCTCGTTCCCCCTGCCGACGGCGTGACTCCGGCCGGAGAGGCCTTTTCCTATACCGCCAACGATGCGAGCCTGGGCGATCTCGACGGAGACGGCCAGTATGAGGTCGTGCTCAAGTGGGACCCCACTAACAGCCACGACAATGCCCACACCGGCTATACCGGCAGCGTTTTCCTTGACGCCTATCGCCTCGACGGCACCCGCCTCTGGCGCATCGACCTCGGCCGGAACATTCGCGCCGGAGCGCACTATACCCAGTTCCTCGTCTTCGATTTCGATGGGGACGGCCGCGCCGAAGTGGCGATGAAAACCGCCGACGGCACCATGGACGGCACGGGCAAGGTCATGGGCGACGCCAGGGCGGACTGGCGCAGCAGCGGCGGCGAAGTGCCGCAGCAGGACCGCACCGGGGCCAAAGTGCTGGCCGATGGCACCAAGGTCGCGCCGATGCAGGGGCGGATCGTCAAAGGTCCGGAATTCCTGACCGTTTTCGAAGGCGCAACCGGCAAGGCGCTGGCTACCGCACCTTACGATCCCCCGCGCTATCCGGGCGGCAATCCGACGCCGGAACAGCTCGCTGCCGCATGGGGAGATGGCTACGCCAACCGTTCCGACCGCTTTCTTGCCGGCGTCGCCTATCTCGACGGGCACTTGCCGAGCATGGTGTTCGGACGCGGCTACTACGCCCGCACCGCGATTGCCGCCTGGGACTGGCGCGGCGGCAAACTGACCCAGCGCTGGCTGTTCGACAGTTCCGCTCCGGGCAACGGTGACTACGCCGGGCGCGGCAATCATCAGCTTTCCATCGCCGACGTCGATGAAGATGGGCGCGAAGAGGTGATCTACGGCTCGATGGCGATCGATGATGACGGCAAGGGCCTCTGGACCCGGCCGCTGTACCACGGCGACACGATGCATGTCGGCGACCTCGACCCGGCGCGTCCCGGGCTCGAGAAGTTCGGCGTCTTCGAGGATATCCGCAGCAATGGCGGGCTCGGCTCAGCCCTGCTCGACGCGCGGACCGGCGAAGTGCTCTGGACGACGCCGGCCGAACAGGACACCGGGCGCGGTGTCGCCGCCGACATCGATCCCCGGCATTACGGCGCGGAGTTCTGGGGCTCAAACTCGGACCGTCTTTTCGACACCAAGGGCCAGCCGATCGGCCCACGCCCGCGCCAGATGAATTTCGCGATCTGGTGGGATGGCGACCTGCTGCGCGAACTGCTGGACGGCACCACCATTTCCAAATGGGACTGGGAGCGCGGCGTGGCGACACCGATTCTCGCCCCTGAAGGGCTTGCATCGAACAACGGCACCAAGGCGAACCCGGCACTCCAGGCCGATCTCATCGGCGACTGGCGCGAGGAAGTGATCTGGCGCCGGGCCGACAACCGCGAACTGCGCATCTACACGACGCCTTATCCGACCGAGCACCGCTTCGTCGCACTGATGCAGGACCCCGTCTATCGTGCGGGCGTGGCATGGCAGAACACGGCCTATAACCAGCCGCCACACACCGGTTTCTACCTCGGTGCGCCGCCGCCGGGCAAATGA
- a CDS encoding TonB-dependent receptor, with protein sequence MRKHAVGNTRISRTSKFTGHALRGVSGLALAGALGVSLPAYAQTSSEDQGAVAEEPAKKPIDDKTAEKIITTANDIVVVGTRASLQSATNRKREASTIVDSIVADDIASFPDKNIGDSLARITGVQLTRDFGEGTAVSIRGVEPDLNRVEINGVSQVSATGSRAGDFRELATELVKSIDVYKGYAADLTEGGIGGTVRVETRKPLDLKAPLMTGVVSYQNLDTAETWKPRMTFVAGTPKFLIDGLGVLVNVTYSDVDTRQDYISNTNWSRLADFDHSTEKTVANPLYANYNTYESCAGVGGVTTSAATANRLACETQFFDWAPTVPRYRSWVRNDKRISGDLALQYQIAPNFRAYGQVQINKRNQNLQDTNYSVDLTRVERFNLDPALPAGANGGTSRRQVQLGTSTVNENHVVTSVQTALNAVNIGTVAVPNWNGAANIVGVQRRDFSYDQDSKYFTGGFRWDLNRLHIDFMGSHAKATTVSESNLISLGTSVAGITVDRNNEQGIPVFTFPSEFDPADPAVYSDFTRTGANGQVLPVYGPALQYRPSQASNTEDQLKFDADWEIDHPIVSKFEFGGQFRKQKYVSYNGGGTRLIDPATLTYQQSANVSYTTQIQDNPAQIRNGNTWYLTPAQYQSLISAVGGTLGGAPLFSGLKNAPSGIPSNIAFPNFDADVLSQYYDLSGFDQDLVRNADGLSQIPAYLIKETVYAGYIMADIDTEIFGMRLTGNAGLRWTQTKDQGLGTNISRVTRTTATGGTETVVIAAQEARISNTYTDFLPAFNANLAITPDLSLRANYAKNLARPRPTDLVPNINCLDDQTLTGAEDVCTAGNPDLKPYRADQWEVNLAWYPNADTMISLGYYKKYESSFVIPNVVRSGVDLFHDGITYTVRQAVNGYGALLDGIEVSGQTVFTFLPQPFDGLGLTGNMTYARAIRTNLTNSATGQELKEYPGLSKYTYNASVFYDKGFLNARLSYNYRSKWLSTVLDAANGNNPLYRKAEGYLDGKVTLRFPKYHFNVFFEMQNINKEYSKVYINKDMPVDLYYPGRRMFIGVQAKL encoded by the coding sequence ATGCGTAAGCATGCCGTTGGAAATACGAGGATTTCGCGCACATCGAAGTTCACCGGCCATGCCTTGAGAGGCGTTTCCGGACTGGCTCTGGCAGGAGCCCTCGGCGTATCCCTCCCCGCATATGCTCAGACTAGTTCCGAAGATCAGGGCGCTGTTGCCGAAGAACCGGCCAAGAAGCCGATAGACGACAAGACAGCGGAAAAGATCATCACTACCGCCAACGACATCGTCGTCGTCGGTACGCGGGCCTCGCTGCAATCGGCAACCAACCGCAAGCGCGAAGCGAGTACCATCGTCGATTCCATCGTGGCGGACGATATCGCCAGTTTCCCTGACAAGAACATCGGAGATTCGCTGGCCCGCATCACCGGCGTCCAGCTTACCCGCGATTTCGGCGAGGGAACCGCAGTCTCGATCCGAGGTGTCGAGCCGGACCTCAACCGCGTGGAGATCAATGGTGTCAGCCAGGTCAGCGCCACCGGCAGCCGCGCGGGTGACTTCCGCGAACTGGCGACCGAACTGGTTAAGTCGATCGACGTCTACAAAGGCTATGCGGCCGACCTTACCGAGGGCGGCATCGGCGGCACCGTGCGCGTGGAGACGCGCAAGCCGCTCGACCTGAAGGCCCCGCTGATGACGGGGGTGGTTTCATACCAGAACCTCGATACGGCGGAGACCTGGAAGCCGCGCATGACCTTCGTGGCCGGCACACCGAAATTCCTGATCGACGGCCTCGGCGTGCTGGTGAACGTCACTTACAGTGACGTGGATACCCGGCAGGATTATATCAGCAATACCAACTGGTCGCGCCTTGCCGACTTCGATCATTCGACCGAAAAGACCGTCGCGAACCCGCTTTACGCCAACTACAACACTTACGAGAGCTGCGCCGGCGTAGGCGGGGTGACCACTTCGGCGGCGACCGCCAACCGGCTGGCTTGCGAAACCCAGTTCTTCGACTGGGCACCAACGGTTCCGCGCTATCGTAGCTGGGTTCGCAATGACAAGCGCATTTCCGGCGATCTCGCGCTGCAATACCAGATCGCTCCGAACTTCCGGGCCTATGGCCAGGTGCAGATTAACAAGCGCAACCAGAACCTGCAGGATACCAATTATTCCGTCGACCTGACCCGTGTCGAGCGATTCAACCTCGATCCGGCATTGCCGGCGGGCGCAAACGGCGGAACTTCGCGCCGCCAGGTCCAGCTCGGTACTTCGACGGTCAATGAGAACCATGTCGTTACCAGTGTGCAGACCGCGCTGAATGCCGTGAACATCGGCACGGTGGCCGTGCCCAACTGGAACGGCGCTGCGAATATCGTCGGCGTGCAGCGCCGCGATTTCAGCTACGATCAGGATTCAAAGTACTTCACCGGTGGTTTCCGCTGGGACCTGAACCGCCTGCATATCGATTTCATGGGCTCGCACGCCAAGGCGACCACCGTGTCGGAAAGCAACCTGATCTCGCTTGGCACCAGCGTTGCCGGCATCACCGTCGATCGCAACAACGAGCAGGGAATCCCGGTCTTCACTTTCCCGTCGGAGTTCGATCCCGCCGATCCGGCCGTCTATTCGGACTTCACGCGGACGGGCGCCAACGGGCAGGTCCTGCCGGTCTACGGCCCGGCGCTGCAGTATCGCCCTTCGCAGGCAAGCAATACCGAGGACCAGCTCAAGTTCGATGCGGACTGGGAAATCGATCACCCGATCGTCAGCAAGTTCGAGTTCGGCGGACAGTTCCGCAAGCAGAAGTACGTCAGCTATAACGGCGGCGGCACCCGTCTTATCGACCCGGCGACCCTGACCTACCAGCAGAGCGCCAACGTGTCCTATACGACCCAGATCCAGGACAATCCCGCCCAGATCCGCAACGGCAACACCTGGTATCTGACCCCGGCGCAGTATCAGTCGCTGATTTCCGCGGTCGGCGGCACGCTGGGCGGGGCTCCGCTGTTCAGCGGCCTCAAGAATGCGCCTTCCGGCATTCCCTCCAACATCGCGTTCCCGAATTTCGATGCCGATGTGCTGTCGCAGTATTACGACCTCTCCGGCTTCGACCAGGATCTGGTGCGCAATGCGGACGGCCTCTCGCAGATTCCGGCCTATCTCATCAAGGAGACGGTCTACGCCGGTTACATCATGGCGGATATCGACACCGAGATCTTCGGCATGCGCCTGACGGGCAATGCCGGCTTGCGGTGGACGCAGACCAAGGATCAGGGGCTAGGCACCAACATCTCGCGCGTGACGCGCACGACGGCGACCGGCGGCACCGAAACCGTGGTTATCGCAGCCCAGGAAGCGCGTATTTCCAATACTTACACGGACTTCCTGCCCGCCTTCAACGCCAACCTGGCGATTACGCCGGACCTGTCGCTCCGCGCCAACTACGCCAAGAACCTGGCGCGTCCGCGGCCGACGGATCTGGTGCCGAACATCAACTGCCTCGACGACCAGACACTGACCGGCGCCGAGGATGTCTGCACCGCAGGCAATCCAGACCTCAAGCCCTATCGCGCCGATCAATGGGAAGTGAACCTGGCGTGGTATCCCAACGCCGATACCATGATCAGCCTCGGCTACTACAAGAAGTACGAATCCAGCTTCGTCATCCCGAACGTGGTGCGCAGCGGCGTGGACCTGTTCCACGACGGCATCACCTATACGGTGCGTCAGGCGGTAAACGGCTACGGCGCGCTGCTCGACGGGATCGAGGTAAGCGGCCAGACCGTGTTTACCTTCCTGCCACAGCCCTTCGACGGGCTCGGCCTGACCGGCAACATGACCTATGCCCGCGCAATCCGCACGAACCTGACGAACAGCGCGACGGGTCAGGAACTGAAGGAATATCCGGGGCTTTCGAAGTACACCTACAATGCCAGCGTTTTCTACGACAAGGGCTTCCTGAACGCACGCCTCAGCTACAACTATCGCTCCAAGTGGCTGAGCACCGTGCTGGATGCGGC
- a CDS encoding CynX/NimT family MFS transporter, translating into MPLSRMHEPGTAVPKRSLPVWFPLLALIVLGCNLRSPLTAIQPVLGELRASLGLGSVGAGLLTSIPVLCFGLLPPLMSPLIGRMGIDRSIRLVLIGVAAAAVIRPYTGIIGMFGGTLVIGVCIAMGNIVSLMLIARDFRRNVNGVTGFYTVSLNLGAMLTLGFTAPIAAWGGWQIALAGWVWLTLLALASRWLIDRQGRLAEQVEPDASDASKSQAAPESAMPAMVVWLMIAAFAIHIFAYYGLTAWLPTFLKTAAGMSGTQAGVVASSFQILSLTGSLGIPVLARRVSLGRLLVLMGAVWTVTPLWIVAAPSQWMLWSPIGSIAHGGTFVLIFMMIMKFSRTLDENRRISTKVQSAGYCFAALGPVLIGWLQGWPEGWWLAFGLLAVLTLGLIPAGLAIDRYEQRRG; encoded by the coding sequence ATGCCTCTTTCGCGAATGCACGAGCCCGGCACAGCGGTGCCGAAGCGCTCTTTGCCGGTCTGGTTTCCTCTGCTTGCCCTGATCGTTCTGGGTTGCAACTTGCGCAGCCCGTTGACAGCGATCCAGCCGGTTCTTGGCGAGCTTCGCGCCAGTCTCGGACTGGGCAGCGTAGGCGCGGGACTGCTGACCAGCATTCCGGTGCTGTGCTTCGGCTTGCTGCCGCCGCTGATGTCGCCCTTGATTGGGCGTATGGGCATCGACCGGTCGATTCGACTCGTACTGATCGGCGTGGCTGCGGCGGCCGTGATCCGGCCCTATACCGGGATCATCGGCATGTTTGGCGGAACGCTGGTGATCGGTGTCTGCATCGCAATGGGCAACATCGTTTCGCTGATGCTGATCGCGCGCGATTTCCGGCGCAATGTGAACGGGGTTACCGGGTTCTACACCGTATCGCTCAATCTGGGCGCGATGCTGACACTGGGCTTTACCGCACCGATTGCTGCATGGGGAGGCTGGCAGATCGCGCTTGCCGGGTGGGTCTGGCTGACGCTGCTGGCTTTGGCATCGCGGTGGCTGATCGACCGGCAGGGGCGCCTGGCGGAGCAGGTCGAGCCCGATGCAAGTGACGCATCGAAATCACAAGCCGCTCCTGAAAGCGCGATGCCCGCCATGGTCGTCTGGCTCATGATCGCGGCATTCGCGATCCATATCTTCGCTTATTACGGCCTCACCGCCTGGCTGCCGACCTTCCTGAAAACGGCCGCGGGAATGAGCGGCACGCAGGCGGGAGTGGTGGCATCCTCGTTCCAGATTCTCTCGCTTACCGGCTCGCTGGGCATTCCGGTGCTGGCGCGGCGCGTTTCATTGGGGCGGTTGCTTGTGCTGATGGGAGCGGTCTGGACGGTGACGCCGCTGTGGATCGTGGCAGCGCCCAGTCAGTGGATGTTGTGGTCGCCGATCGGCAGTATCGCGCATGGAGGCACGTTTGTGCTCATCTTCATGATGATCATGAAGTTCTCCCGCACGCTGGACGAGAACCGCAGGATTTCGACGAAAGTTCAAAGCGCGGGCTATTGCTTTGCGGCGCTGGGGCCGGTCCTCATCGGGTGGCTTCAGGGATGGCCCGAGGGCTGGTGGCTGGCGTTCGGGCTGCTGGCCGTACTGACCCTTGGCCTGATCCCGGCAGGGCTGGCGATCGATCGGTACGAACAGCGGCGAGGCTAG
- a CDS encoding alpha/beta hydrolase has protein sequence MSSDRRRFLGQYLAALAAAPLLSGRAMAAAQGGIAVGERFPIWPGFPPGLPKAGVKQESVLRSGPANPDDLAWPHVETPMLTVCPAAKPTGAAVLVIPGGGYARVAMGTRPSAIARWFAGQGVTAFELLYRLPHDGWAGGPDTPLQDAQRAMRVIRVHAAKWGGDPANVAAIGFSAGGHLCGSLATRFAAKVYDPVDAADGQDARPIVAGMFFPVVSMVPPLAHGQSRRELLGASPGDDLSRRYSVNLDVPAVTPPILLGHAADDAVVDCGNSLAMFEGCRAAKVPSELHIIEKGGHGAPLFEPDGRAGLWLTRFARFAARHGLRIPSDGA, from the coding sequence ATGTCGAGTGATCGCCGCCGGTTTCTTGGCCAATATCTGGCTGCGTTGGCCGCTGCGCCGCTGCTGTCCGGCCGCGCGATGGCGGCGGCTCAAGGCGGCATCGCCGTGGGCGAGCGCTTTCCGATCTGGCCGGGCTTCCCGCCCGGACTGCCCAAAGCGGGCGTGAAACAGGAAAGCGTCCTGCGCTCCGGTCCCGCAAACCCGGACGACCTTGCCTGGCCGCATGTCGAGACACCGATGCTCACGGTCTGTCCTGCGGCGAAACCCACCGGCGCGGCGGTGCTTGTCATTCCGGGCGGTGGTTATGCCCGCGTCGCCATGGGAACCAGGCCCTCCGCGATTGCGCGCTGGTTCGCCGGGCAAGGAGTGACCGCGTTCGAACTGCTCTACCGCCTGCCGCACGACGGCTGGGCCGGCGGGCCGGACACGCCCCTGCAGGATGCCCAGCGCGCGATGCGCGTGATCCGCGTCCATGCGGCGAAATGGGGGGGGGATCCTGCCAACGTCGCCGCCATCGGTTTTTCGGCGGGCGGACACTTGTGCGGCAGCCTCGCGACGCGCTTTGCGGCCAAGGTCTACGATCCGGTCGACGCCGCCGATGGGCAGGATGCGCGGCCGATCGTGGCGGGCATGTTCTTTCCAGTCGTCAGCATGGTGCCGCCGCTCGCCCACGGGCAGTCGCGCCGGGAACTGCTGGGAGCGAGCCCGGGCGACGACCTGTCGCGCCGCTATTCGGTGAACCTCGATGTTCCGGCTGTCACGCCGCCGATCCTGCTGGGTCATGCCGCCGACGATGCGGTGGTCGATTGCGGTAATAGCCTCGCCATGTTCGAGGGCTGCAGGGCGGCGAAAGTTCCTTCGGAACTGCACATTATAGAGAAGGGCGGGCACGGCGCCCCGCTGTTCGAGCCGGATGGCCGTGCCGGACTGTGGTTGACGCGGTTTGCCCGTTTCGCGGCCCGGCATGGGCTGCGGATTCCCTCCGACGGGGCGTGA
- a CDS encoding Tat pathway signal sequence domain protein, producing MSKLVWSRREMLAQSLASSAVVGSMALTAGRVEAAPLATKEPLGSRISPGDDVVWLDGGAPSAHEGQSWGQPWPRGTRLDKRGYVLEAAGGKREAVQTWPMAWWPDGSIKWTGHATAANGARTGSLRVVPGTAKPEQTLSVYEAGDAITVTVGQTVWNVGKSGEALIRSARVGASEVLQSVRLLASAQDRPDDEDGAPTLARWTSAIESATVEQSGPIRAVIKLDGRHRGQMGNEPGDWMPFSVRLYFHTGSDSVRLVHSMIFDGDPARRFIRGLGLEGAVPMRDKLHDRHVRFAGENGGLWGEAVRPLTGLRRDPGKAFRDAQVAGAATPPLDQMGAAVRQNIEYIPAWGDFRLRQPNSDGFSIVKRTKPGCGWIDVDTAGRAPGFGYIGGPSGGVAFGMHDFWQRCPVGLDISDAAGDTARFTVWYHAPDAPAMDLRFYHDVMGMESFEAQNRGLDVTYEDYEPGWGDASGIARTTEFRIWALPATPPRERLAEMGKGLATPPRLVANVARVHSAGLFGPWSPIAAGGPLRGKIEARANQELDFYIGQVDQRRWYGFWNYGDVMHSYDNDRHVWRYDIGGFAWDNSELSTDMWLWYGFLRTGRADVFRLAEAMTRHTGEVDVYHSGRFKGLGTRHGVQHWADSSKQPRISNAAYRRFYYYLTTDERCGDLMRGLVDSDHALKTVDIGRKVLHRAGPLAGTGAVVADQPLPDGQIFMQFGTVWGSLLGAWLTEWERTRDTRWRDRIVAGMRSIAALPKGWLAGGGAFDLASGRFVGGGSEVNMSHLNGVFGVFEITAELLELLDEPAFRKTWLEYCELYNAPEAEFRARTGASGKGRALTQAHSRYTAYAGVQLGKPDLVKRAWSEFFGAGDREGRDQSRGANKVAGAAVLKPVDEIAEVSTNDAAQWGIAATVNLTLIGDALE from the coding sequence ATGAGCAAGCTGGTCTGGAGCCGCCGCGAGATGTTGGCGCAAAGCCTGGCATCATCCGCCGTTGTCGGTTCGATGGCGCTCACGGCCGGGCGCGTCGAAGCTGCACCGCTCGCCACGAAAGAGCCGTTGGGCTCCCGCATTTCCCCGGGTGACGACGTGGTCTGGCTCGACGGCGGCGCACCCTCCGCGCACGAGGGCCAGTCCTGGGGCCAACCCTGGCCGCGCGGCACCCGGCTCGACAAGCGCGGCTATGTTCTCGAAGCCGCAGGCGGCAAGCGCGAGGCGGTGCAGACCTGGCCAATGGCCTGGTGGCCGGACGGCTCTATCAAGTGGACCGGACATGCGACAGCCGCCAATGGGGCCCGCACCGGCTCGCTGCGCGTCGTTCCCGGCACTGCCAAACCGGAGCAGACGCTCTCCGTGTATGAGGCGGGCGATGCGATCACTGTCACCGTGGGCCAGACCGTCTGGAACGTAGGCAAATCCGGCGAGGCCCTGATCCGCTCGGCGCGGGTGGGGGCGAGCGAAGTGCTGCAATCGGTACGCCTGCTCGCCAGCGCGCAGGACCGCCCCGATGACGAGGACGGCGCTCCCACACTCGCCCGCTGGACCAGCGCCATCGAAAGCGCCACGGTAGAACAGAGCGGCCCGATCCGCGCGGTCATCAAGCTCGACGGGCGCCATCGCGGCCAAATGGGCAACGAGCCCGGAGACTGGATGCCCTTCTCCGTCCGCCTCTATTTCCACACCGGCTCGGACAGTGTGCGGCTGGTCCATTCGATGATATTCGATGGCGATCCCGCCAGGCGCTTCATTCGCGGGCTGGGCCTCGAAGGCGCGGTGCCGATGCGCGACAAGCTGCACGATCGCCACGTTCGTTTTGCGGGCGAGAATGGCGGCCTCTGGGGCGAGGCCGTGCGCCCGCTGACCGGCCTGCGCCGCGATCCTGGCAAGGCCTTCCGCGATGCGCAAGTGGCGGGCGCGGCCACGCCCCCGCTCGACCAGATGGGCGCGGCGGTGCGCCAGAACATCGAATACATTCCCGCATGGGGCGATTTCCGCCTGCGTCAGCCCAATTCGGACGGCTTTTCCATCGTCAAGCGCACCAAGCCGGGCTGCGGCTGGATCGACGTCGATACTGCAGGCCGCGCGCCGGGATTCGGCTATATCGGCGGTCCATCGGGCGGCGTCGCTTTCGGAATGCACGATTTCTGGCAGCGCTGCCCTGTCGGCCTCGACATCTCGGATGCGGCGGGCGACACTGCCCGCTTCACCGTCTGGTACCACGCCCCCGATGCCCCGGCGATGGACCTGCGCTTCTATCACGACGTCATGGGCATGGAGAGCTTCGAAGCGCAGAACCGCGGGCTCGACGTGACTTACGAGGATTACGAACCGGGCTGGGGAGATGCCTCGGGCATCGCCCGCACCACCGAATTCCGCATCTGGGCCCTGCCCGCCACGCCGCCGCGCGAACGTCTGGCCGAGATGGGCAAGGGCCTTGCCACACCGCCGCGTCTGGTCGCCAATGTCGCGCGAGTCCATTCCGCCGGGCTGTTCGGCCCGTGGAGTCCGATTGCTGCCGGCGGCCCGCTGCGCGGAAAGATCGAGGCGCGGGCGAACCAGGAACTCGATTTCTACATCGGGCAAGTGGATCAGCGCCGCTGGTACGGCTTCTGGAACTACGGCGACGTCATGCACAGCTATGACAACGACCGGCACGTCTGGCGCTACGACATCGGCGGTTTCGCGTGGGACAACAGCGAACTCTCGACCGACATGTGGCTGTGGTACGGCTTCCTGCGCACGGGTCGCGCCGACGTGTTCCGCCTCGCCGAAGCGATGACGCGCCACACCGGCGAGGTGGACGTCTATCACTCCGGCCGCTTCAAGGGCCTGGGCACGCGCCACGGGGTGCAGCACTGGGCGGACAGTTCGAAGCAGCCGCGCATCTCCAACGCCGCCTATCGCCGTTTCTACTATTATCTCACCACCGATGAGCGTTGCGGCGACCTGATGCGCGGTCTGGTGGACAGCGATCATGCGCTGAAAACGGTCGATATCGGCCGCAAGGTCCTCCACCGCGCAGGACCGCTCGCCGGAACCGGCGCGGTAGTGGCCGACCAGCCGCTGCCCGATGGCCAGATCTTCATGCAGTTCGGCACGGTGTGGGGCTCGCTGCTGGGCGCTTGGCTCACCGAATGGGAACGCACGCGAGACACCAGATGGCGCGACCGCATCGTCGCCGGAATGCGCTCCATCGCCGCCCTGCCCAAGGGCTGGCTGGCTGGCGGCGGCGCCTTCGACCTTGCCTCGGGCCGCTTCGTTGGCGGCGGCAGCGAAGTGAACATGAGCCACCTCAACGGCGTGTTCGGCGTGTTCGAGATCACTGCCGAACTGCTGGAACTGCTGGACGAACCGGCGTTCCGCAAGACCTGGCTCGAATACTGCGAACTCTACAACGCGCCGGAGGCGGAATTCCGCGCGCGCACCGGTGCATCGGGCAAGGGCCGCGCGCTGACGCAGGCGCATTCGCGCTACACCGCCTATGCCGGGGTCCAGCTCGGCAAGCCGGACCTCGTCAAGCGCGCCTGGAGCGAGTTCTTCGGCGCAGGCGACCGCGAAGGGCGCGACCAGTCGCGCGGCGCGAACAAGGTGGCGGGCGCTGCCGTGCTCAAGCCGGTGGACGAAATCGCCGAAGTCTCCACCAACGATGCCGCGCAGTGGGGCATCGCCGCGACCGTGAACCTGACGCTGATCGGGGATGCGCTGGAGTGA